The Sphingomonas sp. LY54 genome includes a region encoding these proteins:
- a CDS encoding L,D-transpeptidase family protein, with translation MTKKMEKRAGRIGPARASILALCLAASLPALLPAEAHAQAAPWAESDAAIEAALRSAGGSRDIRAFYKARDYRPLWIRGGTLGPAADSLLGLIASAEADGLDPDDYRPRALAEAIDDARGGSAKDLAKAEMLLSRSFASYVRDVRRPRESGMDFVDKELVPATPTIAAVLEEAAAAASLESYVANSGWMHPIYGQLRKAATAHVSARGDDDIVVPGGPGLRRGAADERVTMLRYRLGLDPRGPFDASVEQAVRDFQAAHGLPQDGIVGSRTLAALNGGSPDSERILRVNLERARALPARPPRRYVLVDAAAARLWLYEDGKVRDTMRVVVGKPSEPTPMMAGVIRYAMVNPYWNLPPDLARKRVAAGVLKDGVGFLKTKGFEVLSDWSDNAVVVDPSTVDWQAAAAGRIELRARQLPGPANAMGKMKFMFPNDYGVYLHDTPEKDLLRKTDRRFSSGCVRVEDAPRLARWLFGKPLKVRAGDPEQRVDLSEPVPVYITYLTAAPDGDRIAFRPDVYNRDGVQLAAASRSAARR, from the coding sequence GTGACCAAAAAGATGGAAAAGCGCGCCGGCCGGATTGGGCCGGCGCGCGCCTCGATCCTTGCACTCTGCCTGGCAGCTTCGCTCCCCGCTTTGCTGCCGGCGGAGGCGCATGCCCAGGCTGCCCCTTGGGCTGAGAGCGACGCCGCGATCGAAGCGGCGCTGCGCTCGGCCGGCGGCAGCCGCGACATTCGCGCTTTCTACAAGGCGCGCGACTATCGTCCGCTCTGGATTCGTGGCGGCACGCTCGGCCCTGCCGCCGACTCCCTGCTCGGTCTGATCGCCTCCGCCGAAGCGGACGGGCTCGATCCCGACGATTATCGCCCGCGCGCGCTCGCCGAAGCGATCGACGATGCGCGCGGCGGATCCGCCAAGGACCTCGCCAAGGCGGAAATGCTGCTGTCGCGCAGCTTCGCTTCCTATGTCCGCGACGTGCGCCGGCCGCGCGAAAGCGGCATGGACTTCGTCGACAAGGAGCTCGTCCCGGCCACGCCGACCATTGCCGCCGTGCTTGAGGAAGCCGCTGCGGCCGCGTCGCTGGAAAGCTACGTGGCCAATTCCGGCTGGATGCATCCGATCTACGGCCAGCTCCGCAAGGCCGCCACCGCCCATGTCTCCGCGCGCGGCGACGACGATATCGTCGTCCCCGGCGGGCCCGGCCTGCGCCGCGGCGCCGCCGACGAGCGCGTCACCATGCTGCGCTATCGTCTCGGGCTCGATCCGCGTGGCCCGTTCGACGCGTCCGTCGAGCAGGCGGTCCGCGATTTCCAGGCGGCCCACGGCCTGCCCCAGGACGGCATCGTCGGCTCGCGCACCCTCGCCGCCTTGAACGGCGGCTCGCCCGACAGCGAGCGTATCCTGCGCGTCAATCTCGAGCGCGCCCGCGCCCTCCCCGCCCGCCCGCCGCGACGCTATGTCCTGGTCGACGCCGCCGCCGCGCGGCTCTGGCTCTACGAGGACGGCAAGGTGCGCGACACGATGCGTGTCGTCGTCGGCAAGCCCAGCGAGCCGACGCCGATGATGGCCGGCGTGATCCGCTACGCGATGGTCAATCCCTATTGGAACCTGCCGCCCGATCTCGCCCGCAAGCGGGTCGCCGCGGGCGTGCTGAAGGACGGTGTCGGCTTCCTCAAGACCAAGGGCTTCGAGGTGCTGTCGGACTGGAGCGACAATGCCGTCGTCGTCGATCCGTCCACGGTCGACTGGCAGGCGGCCGCCGCCGGGCGGATCGAACTGCGCGCCCGCCAGTTGCCCGGACCCGCCAATGCGATGGGGAAGATGAAGTTCATGTTCCCCAACGATTACGGCGTCTATCTGCACGACACGCCGGAGAAGGATCTGCTGCGCAAGACCGACCGCCGCTTCAGCTCCGGCTGCGTGCGGGTCGAGGATGCGCCGCGCCTCGCCCGCTGGCTGTTCGGCAAGCCGCTCAAGGTCCGCGCCGGCGACCCCGAGCAGCGCGTCGACCTGTCCGAGCCGGTGCCGGTCTACATCACCTACCTCACCGCCGCCCCCGACGGCGACCGCATCGCCTTCCGCCCCGACGTCTACAATCGCGACGGGGTCCAGCTGGCAGCCGCCAGCCGCTCGGCGGCGCGGCGCTAG
- a CDS encoding SLC13 family permease, which translates to MSFEQIVTLLVLVAVIAAMILDKARADVIALCGAAVLLITGAVRPVEVQAAFAGPAIIALASLFVIAYAMELSGLLDSAIRRGVDLCRRIGGLGIWLLIALCGSLSAFLNNTPIVVLSAPVVRDVATALDLSPKRFLMPLSYAAVLGGCCTLIGTSTNLLVNDMAMVAGQARFGIFEITPVGVTVAVAGGLYLALFSGRLMDSRVARAPVDPDLTLEPGLAGAQLGSASAFAEGRKLRPMQALVSALVFVSVVALAALDVAPIAAAAFAGAVLLIVLRIITADEAYRGLRPDILMLIAGMVVLGIALDVTGLATAVTEKVVGSLDSMPPLLALILLYGATLFLTELLSNATVAVLITPVAVALAEALAVSPRPFLVAVMIAGSAAFATPFGYQTNAMVYQMGGYSYMDFVRVGLPLNLITWVAAVVAIQLYFPF; encoded by the coding sequence ATGAGTTTCGAACAGATTGTCACCCTGCTGGTCCTGGTCGCGGTCATCGCGGCGATGATATTGGACAAAGCGCGGGCCGACGTGATCGCGCTGTGCGGCGCCGCCGTCCTGCTCATCACCGGTGCCGTCCGCCCGGTCGAGGTGCAGGCGGCGTTCGCCGGCCCGGCGATCATCGCGCTCGCCTCGCTGTTCGTGATCGCCTACGCGATGGAGCTGTCCGGCCTGCTCGACAGCGCGATCCGCCGCGGCGTCGATCTTTGCCGCAGGATCGGCGGTCTCGGCATCTGGCTGTTGATCGCCTTGTGCGGCAGCCTCTCCGCCTTTCTCAACAACACGCCGATCGTCGTGCTCAGCGCGCCGGTGGTCCGCGACGTCGCGACCGCGCTCGATCTCTCGCCCAAGCGGTTCCTGATGCCGCTTTCCTACGCGGCCGTGCTCGGCGGTTGCTGCACCCTGATCGGGACGTCGACCAACCTGCTGGTCAACGACATGGCGATGGTCGCCGGCCAGGCCCGCTTCGGCATCTTCGAGATCACGCCGGTCGGGGTCACCGTGGCGGTGGCCGGGGGCCTGTACCTCGCTCTGTTCAGCGGGCGCCTGATGGATTCGCGCGTGGCCCGGGCGCCCGTTGACCCCGACCTTACCCTCGAGCCCGGCTTGGCCGGCGCCCAGCTCGGGTCGGCCAGCGCCTTTGCCGAAGGGCGCAAGCTGCGCCCGATGCAGGCCCTGGTCTCGGCGCTCGTCTTCGTGTCGGTGGTCGCGCTTGCGGCCTTGGACGTCGCGCCGATCGCCGCCGCGGCCTTTGCCGGCGCCGTATTGCTGATCGTCCTGCGCATCATCACGGCGGACGAGGCCTATCGCGGGCTCCGGCCGGACATCCTCATGCTGATCGCCGGCATGGTCGTGCTCGGCATAGCGCTCGACGTGACCGGCCTCGCCACGGCGGTCACCGAAAAGGTGGTCGGCTCGCTCGATTCGATGCCGCCCCTGCTCGCCTTGATCCTGCTCTACGGCGCGACCCTGTTCCTGACCGAATTGCTGTCGAACGCGACCGTGGCCGTGCTGATCACGCCGGTGGCGGTTGCTCTGGCCGAGGCGCTGGCGGTGAGCCCGCGGCCCTTCCTGGTTGCTGTCATGATCGCGGGCAGCGCCGCCTTCGCCACGCCGTTCGGCTATCAGACCAACGCCATGGTCTATCAGATGGGCGGCTATTCCTACATGGATTTCGTCCGCGTCGGCTTGCCGCTCAACCTGATCACATGGGTCGCCGCGGTCGTCGCGATCCAGCTTTATTTCCCCTTCTAA
- a CDS encoding YMGG-like glycine zipper-containing protein, translating into MNKMMIALVAAGSMSLGACSTTHEDDSTLRSAGTGAAIGAAAGAGLGAVIGGLSPIEGAAIGAAVGGIAGAVWADNDRDGYADGYVREGRYYQGRPPEPAPVYQAPVRSGERG; encoded by the coding sequence ATGAACAAAATGATGATCGCCCTAGTCGCGGCGGGATCCATGTCCCTCGGCGCCTGCTCCACCACCCATGAGGACGATTCGACGCTGCGCAGCGCTGGAACCGGTGCCGCCATCGGCGCGGCCGCGGGTGCCGGTCTCGGCGCCGTCATCGGCGGCCTCAGCCCGATCGAAGGCGCCGCCATCGGCGCGGCGGTCGGCGGTATTGCCGGCGCCGTCTGGGCCGACAACGACAGGGACGGCTATGCCGACGGCTACGTCCGCGAAGGCCGCTATTATCAGGGCCGTCCGCCCGAGCCCGCGCCGGTCTACCAGGCGCCGGTCCGTAGCGGCGAGCGTGGCTGA